The following proteins are encoded in a genomic region of Hymenobacter siberiensis:
- a CDS encoding septal ring lytic transglycosylase RlpA family protein has protein sequence MILFRRLQVLALSSCFFFLLTLLGASAHTAPGTTKVAPASRTATTVLRGRASWYGSYFQGRRTTSGERYNRFKYTCAHKTLPFGTRLRVTNVKNGKSVVVRVSDRGPYRHQRIIDLSEAAAKPLGVVECGAATVVAEVVAPETPLGPASTPENLAALFAADPNPDAAFTTYSVTPEALISPADSVARVGATAKLIAASTTSKAEVITATESVNCPAGFLIQAGSFIDAANAQTVQARIKALLPELKVTISQDLLDGRQRSRVLVGQFGERPEAEAIRQQLLVWGIGGLVREVALR, from the coding sequence ATGATTTTATTTCGTCGCCTACAAGTACTCGCCCTTTCCAGTTGCTTCTTTTTTCTGCTGACTTTGCTGGGCGCTTCGGCGCATACCGCCCCCGGTACCACCAAAGTAGCTCCCGCCTCTCGCACCGCCACCACGGTGCTGCGCGGCCGGGCCTCCTGGTATGGCAGTTACTTCCAAGGCCGACGCACCACCAGCGGCGAGCGCTACAACCGCTTCAAATATACCTGCGCGCACAAAACCCTGCCCTTCGGCACCCGCCTGCGGGTTACGAATGTGAAGAATGGCAAATCCGTTGTGGTGCGTGTTTCCGACCGCGGCCCCTACCGCCACCAGCGCATCATCGATTTATCCGAGGCTGCCGCTAAGCCCCTGGGCGTGGTTGAATGCGGTGCCGCCACCGTGGTAGCCGAAGTAGTAGCCCCCGAAACGCCCCTCGGCCCCGCTTCCACCCCCGAAAACCTGGCCGCCCTCTTCGCCGCCGACCCCAACCCCGACGCCGCCTTCACCACCTACTCCGTAACCCCGGAAGCCCTCATCAGCCCCGCCGACTCGGTGGCCCGGGTTGGCGCTACGGCAAAGCTCATCGCGGCTTCCACCACCAGCAAGGCCGAGGTCATCACGGCCACCGAATCGGTGAACTGCCCGGCGGGCTTCCTCATTCAGGCCGGCTCTTTTATTGATGCCGCCAATGCCCAGACGGTGCAGGCCCGCATCAAGGCGCTGCTGCCCGAGCTTAAAGTGACCATCTCCCAAGATTTGCTCGATGGCCGCCAGCGCAGCCGCGTGCTCGTGGGCCAGTTTGGCGAGCGCCCCGAGGCCGAAGCCATTCGCCAGCAATTGCTGGTGTGGGGCATCGGTGGGCTGGTGCGCGAAGTCGCACTCCGATAA
- a CDS encoding DUF72 domain-containing protein: protein MDFGRLPDLRYVDFSLPPDHPETARVLARARPTQPTPARIYVGCPIWTNKEWLGTYFPAGIREPDYLRYYAQQFNSIELNTTHYRIPDATTVRRWREAVGPASGFKFCPKLPRSISHERELFQADDLVVTTARAFEGLGENLGWAFLQLPPHFGPEHLPRLERFLVDFPTTVPLAVELRHPRWFADPVLADAVFATLEALGKTLVITDVAGRRDVLPLRLTTPTVFIRFNGHGLHSTDYQRADAWAERIAAWVAQGVHEVYFFIHQKDVRHAPVFAQYLLEKIRGLTGIVVPPPHIIPQPVQGNLFGF from the coding sequence ATGGATTTTGGCCGCCTGCCTGACCTTCGCTATGTTGATTTTAGCCTGCCGCCCGACCACCCCGAAACGGCCCGCGTGCTGGCCCGCGCCCGGCCCACGCAGCCCACGCCGGCCCGCATCTATGTCGGCTGCCCCATCTGGACGAACAAGGAGTGGCTGGGTACGTATTTCCCCGCCGGCATCAGGGAGCCCGACTACCTGCGCTACTATGCGCAGCAGTTCAATAGCATCGAGCTGAATACCACGCACTACCGCATCCCGGATGCCACTACCGTGCGGCGCTGGCGCGAGGCCGTGGGGCCGGCTTCGGGCTTTAAGTTCTGCCCCAAGCTGCCGCGCAGCATCAGCCACGAGCGGGAGTTGTTTCAGGCCGACGACCTGGTGGTGACCACGGCGCGGGCCTTCGAAGGGCTGGGCGAGAACCTGGGCTGGGCCTTTTTGCAGCTGCCGCCGCACTTCGGCCCCGAGCATTTGCCGCGCCTGGAGCGCTTCCTCGTCGACTTCCCCACTACCGTGCCGCTGGCTGTGGAGCTGCGCCACCCGCGCTGGTTTGCCGACCCGGTTTTGGCCGATGCCGTATTCGCCACCCTCGAAGCCCTGGGCAAAACGCTGGTGATAACCGACGTGGCCGGCCGGCGCGACGTGCTGCCCCTGCGCCTGACCACGCCCACGGTCTTTATCCGCTTCAACGGCCACGGCCTGCACAGCACCGACTACCAGCGCGCCGACGCCTGGGCCGAGCGCATTGCCGCCTGGGTGGCGCAGGGCGTGCACGAGGTCTACTTCTTCATCCACCAGAAAGACGTGCGCCACGCGCCGGTTTTCGCCCAGTACTTACTGGAGAAAATCCGGGGGCTTACCGGGATTGTGGTGCCGCCGCCGCACATTATTCCGCAGCCGGTGCAGGGAAATCTGTTTGGGTTTTAG
- a CDS encoding arylesterase, with translation MKNIIFFGDSLTAGHGLPAANSFPSLLQQRLDNQPLLYKAYNYGVSGETSAGGRQRLSAVLARHPIDVFMLALGANDGIRGIPVRETTQNLQFIIDAVRRQHPEAQLVLAGLEFPFDLGPLGGHRLAHYATEFKALFRTLADKNTLPFVPFLLQGVLGNRALNLADGVHPNAAGQKILAENVWQVLGPLLQQAVAQ, from the coding sequence ATGAAAAACATCATTTTCTTCGGCGACAGCCTCACGGCCGGCCACGGCCTGCCAGCCGCCAACAGCTTCCCCAGCCTCCTTCAGCAGCGGCTCGATAACCAACCACTTCTTTATAAAGCCTACAACTACGGCGTGAGCGGCGAAACCAGCGCCGGGGGCCGCCAGCGCCTGTCCGCCGTGCTGGCCCGCCACCCGATTGACGTGTTTATGCTGGCCCTGGGGGCCAACGACGGCATCCGGGGCATTCCGGTCCGCGAAACCACCCAAAACCTGCAGTTCATCATCGACGCCGTGCGGCGGCAGCATCCGGAGGCCCAACTGGTGCTGGCCGGCCTGGAGTTTCCCTTCGACCTCGGCCCGCTCGGCGGCCACCGCCTGGCCCACTACGCCACCGAGTTCAAAGCCCTGTTCCGCACCCTGGCCGATAAAAACACGCTGCCCTTCGTGCCCTTCCTGTTACAAGGCGTGCTGGGAAACCGCGCGCTGAACCTGGCCGACGGCGTGCACCCCAACGCGGCGGGCCAAAAAATCCTGGCTGAAAACGTGTGGCAGGTGTTGGGGCCGCTGTTGCAGCAAGCGGTTGCTCAGTAA
- a CDS encoding DUF4286 family protein — MILYNVTSSLEPTAADEWLDYMRTTHIPEVMDTGFFIKSQLLRLLDEEEGGITYAAQYYCLSLEQLEEYQAICAPALRADMEKHFAGKYVSFRTVLEVVE; from the coding sequence ATGATTCTCTACAACGTCACCAGCAGCCTCGAGCCCACCGCCGCCGACGAATGGCTCGACTACATGCGCACCACCCACATTCCTGAAGTAATGGACACCGGGTTTTTCATCAAGAGCCAGCTTCTGCGCCTGCTCGACGAGGAAGAAGGCGGCATCACCTACGCCGCCCAATACTACTGCCTCAGCCTGGAGCAGTTGGAAGAGTACCAAGCCATCTGCGCCCCGGCCCTGCGCGCCGACATGGAAAAACACTTCGCCGGCAAGTACGTCTCGTTCCGCACCGTGCTGGAAGTGGTGGAGTAA
- a CDS encoding DUF6526 family protein: MATPTKNTAMYYPWHHFVLLPLALLMAGYTIVHYTKVAGDDDQTARLWFSVAALAVIGFGVLVMLRQHYALQLQDRICRLEVRQRYFEVSGQRFAPLEQQLSTGQILSLRLAGDAELPALAQAAVTSNLTPKDIQARITDFQFDAMRV, encoded by the coding sequence ATGGCCACGCCTACTAAAAACACTGCCATGTATTATCCGTGGCACCATTTTGTGCTGCTGCCGCTGGCCCTACTTATGGCCGGCTACACCATTGTGCACTATACCAAAGTAGCCGGCGACGACGACCAGACGGCCCGGCTCTGGTTCAGCGTGGCGGCGCTGGCCGTCATCGGCTTCGGAGTGCTCGTGATGCTGCGCCAGCACTATGCCCTGCAATTGCAGGACCGCATCTGCCGGCTCGAAGTGCGCCAGCGCTATTTTGAGGTGAGCGGCCAGCGCTTCGCCCCACTCGAACAGCAGCTCAGCACTGGCCAAATCCTGAGCCTGCGCCTGGCCGGCGACGCCGAGTTGCCCGCCCTGGCCCAGGCCGCCGTCACATCCAACCTTACACCCAAAGACATTCAGGCCCGTATCACCGACTTTCAGTTCGACGCCATGCGCGTCTGA
- a CDS encoding MFS transporter, translated as MQASHPTKTTVFTAVVVVAALGYFVDIYDLILFSIVRVKSLNDLGIIDKAAVTDRGLFLINMQMGGMLLGGILWGILGDKKGRLSVLFGSILLYSLANIANGFVQTIDQYAWLRLIAGVGLAGELGAGITLVSESLPKEKRGYGTMIVATVGVSGAMLGYWVGEKLGWRNAYFVGGGLGLALLLLRVSVFESGMFRQLQAQAAVSRGDFLSLFTNPARLGKYLRILLIGVPLWFVVGILVTLAPEFGRALGLTGEVTAGLAVFWCYFGLVFGDFISGALSQLWHSRNKALQVFLVFCAVLVGVYLFGIEGASPTTFYAVCFVMGISVGFWALFVTVAAEQFGTNLRATVATTAPNFARGAVVGLVPAFKYLSGVLGFVPGAAVLGGISLLVAFWAVSTLPESYGKDLDYVEE; from the coding sequence ATGCAAGCTTCCCACCCTACTAAAACCACCGTGTTCACGGCTGTCGTCGTTGTGGCGGCGCTGGGCTATTTCGTCGATATCTACGACCTGATTCTGTTCAGCATCGTGCGGGTTAAGAGCCTCAACGACCTGGGCATTATCGACAAAGCCGCCGTCACAGACCGGGGTTTGTTCCTGATAAACATGCAGATGGGCGGCATGCTGCTCGGCGGCATCCTGTGGGGCATATTGGGTGACAAGAAGGGCCGGCTTTCGGTGCTGTTCGGCTCCATCCTGCTCTATTCGCTGGCCAATATTGCCAACGGCTTCGTGCAGACCATCGACCAGTATGCCTGGTTGCGGCTCATTGCGGGCGTGGGGCTGGCCGGCGAGCTGGGCGCGGGCATCACCCTGGTCAGCGAAAGCCTGCCCAAGGAAAAGCGCGGCTACGGCACCATGATAGTGGCCACCGTGGGCGTGAGCGGGGCCATGCTGGGCTACTGGGTGGGCGAAAAGCTGGGCTGGCGCAATGCCTACTTCGTGGGCGGCGGGCTGGGCCTGGCGCTACTACTGTTGCGCGTGAGCGTATTCGAGTCGGGCATGTTCCGGCAGCTGCAGGCCCAGGCGGCGGTATCGCGGGGCGATTTCCTGAGCCTGTTTACCAACCCGGCGCGGCTGGGCAAGTACCTGCGCATTTTGCTGATTGGGGTGCCGCTGTGGTTCGTGGTGGGCATTCTGGTGACGCTGGCGCCCGAGTTTGGGCGGGCCCTGGGGCTCACGGGCGAGGTCACGGCCGGGCTGGCGGTGTTCTGGTGCTACTTCGGGCTGGTGTTTGGCGATTTTATCAGTGGGGCGCTCAGCCAGCTGTGGCATTCGCGCAACAAGGCGCTGCAGGTGTTTTTGGTATTTTGCGCCGTGCTGGTGGGCGTGTACCTATTCGGAATTGAGGGCGCTTCGCCGACTACCTTTTATGCCGTGTGCTTTGTGATGGGTATTTCGGTGGGCTTCTGGGCCTTGTTTGTGACGGTGGCGGCCGAGCAGTTTGGCACCAACCTGCGGGCCACGGTGGCCACCACCGCGCCCAACTTTGCGCGGGGCGCGGTGGTGGGCCTGGTGCCGGCTTTCAAGTACCTGAGCGGGGTGTTGGGCTTTGTGCCTGGCGCGGCGGTGCTGGGCGGCATTTCGCTGCTGGTGGCCTTCTGGGCCGTGAGCACCCTGCCCGAGAGCTACGGCAAAGACCTGGACTACGTGGAAGAATAG
- a CDS encoding cation diffusion facilitator family transporter has product MPHDHDHSAPGHSHAGHQHAAPPPGGGFSAAFAIGIGLNLAFVIAETIGGFWANSSALLSDAGHNLSDVLSLALAWGAAWLAGRPATRRYTFGYRGATIQAALLNTALLYAAVGFILWETIDHLRHPEPVNGRWVMLLAGVGILVNGVTALLFRSGQKADVNVRGAYLHMMVDALVSAGVVAGGGLVLLTGWTWLDPAISFIILGIIVFSSWGLLRDSLRLSLQAVPDGIDPEAVRNYLLQQSEVESVHDLHIWSLSSAGHDAALMAHLVRPGGADAAWLATLTKGLEIEFNIRHCTVQVEDGELPGGCHSHCELKAGNADF; this is encoded by the coding sequence GTGCCCCACGACCACGACCATTCTGCCCCCGGCCACTCGCACGCCGGCCACCAGCATGCCGCCCCGCCGCCCGGCGGCGGCTTCAGCGCCGCTTTTGCCATTGGCATCGGCCTCAACCTGGCCTTTGTGATTGCCGAAACCATTGGCGGCTTCTGGGCTAATTCCAGCGCCCTGCTCTCCGATGCCGGCCACAACCTGAGCGACGTGCTGAGCCTGGCCCTGGCCTGGGGCGCAGCCTGGCTGGCAGGCAGGCCGGCCACGCGGCGCTACACGTTTGGCTACCGGGGCGCAACTATTCAGGCGGCGCTGCTGAACACGGCGCTGCTCTACGCCGCAGTGGGCTTTATCCTCTGGGAAACCATTGACCACCTGCGCCACCCGGAGCCGGTGAACGGCCGTTGGGTGATGCTGCTGGCCGGCGTTGGCATTTTGGTGAACGGCGTCACGGCCCTGCTTTTCCGCAGCGGGCAGAAGGCCGACGTGAACGTGCGCGGGGCCTACCTGCACATGATGGTGGATGCGCTGGTGAGCGCGGGCGTAGTGGCCGGCGGTGGCCTGGTGCTGCTCACCGGCTGGACCTGGCTCGACCCGGCCATCAGCTTTATCATCCTGGGCATCATCGTCTTCAGCTCGTGGGGACTGCTGCGCGACAGCCTGCGCCTGAGCCTGCAGGCCGTGCCCGATGGCATCGACCCCGAAGCCGTGCGCAACTACCTGCTGCAGCAGTCCGAAGTCGAATCCGTGCATGACCTCCACATCTGGAGCCTGAGCAGCGCCGGCCACGATGCCGCCCTCATGGCCCACCTCGTGCGCCCCGGTGGGGCCGATGCCGCCTGGCTGGCCACCCTCACCAAGGGCCTCGAAATTGAATTCAACATCCGTCACTGCACCGTGCAGGTGGAAGATGGCGAGCTACCCGGCGGCTGCCACAGCCACTGCGAGCTAAAGGCCGGTAACGCGGACTTTTAG